One Natrinema longum genomic window carries:
- a CDS encoding PUA domain-containing protein, with the protein MSDPADGSAGLPQLRTIADYQFGAGAGVALFPPDEPLTVKRTTSGRPQQVHADAGRIVSFGTDGRFTLGLEGGRRLAAALSHPAYRVVVDDESEPFVREEKNVFAKFVLEVGDEIRPGDEVLVVHERGELLAVGTAQLDAGAIRDFETGMAVNVREGAPAGT; encoded by the coding sequence ATGAGCGACCCAGCAGACGGGAGTGCGGGCCTGCCCCAGCTTCGGACCATCGCGGACTACCAGTTCGGCGCGGGTGCGGGCGTGGCGCTGTTCCCGCCCGACGAACCGCTGACGGTCAAACGAACGACCTCGGGACGACCACAACAGGTCCACGCGGATGCGGGCCGGATCGTCTCCTTTGGCACTGACGGCCGGTTCACGCTCGGCCTCGAGGGCGGTCGCCGGCTCGCGGCCGCGCTCTCTCACCCTGCCTATCGCGTCGTCGTCGACGACGAGAGCGAACCCTTCGTCCGCGAGGAAAAGAACGTCTTCGCGAAGTTCGTCCTCGAAGTCGGCGACGAGATTCGACCGGGCGACGAGGTACTGGTCGTCCACGAGCGCGGCGAGTTGCTCGCCGTCGGGACGGCACAGCTCGACGCCGGCGCGATTCGGGACTTCGAGACGGGGATGGCAGTGAACGTCCGCGAGGGCGCGCCCGCGGGAACGTAG
- a CDS encoding HD domain-containing protein: protein MAEEFDALLEAVELKDERRTGWVLRGIESPESVAAHTWGMATLCLLYADRGGDDVDRERAISMALVHDLGEARTGDVATRAEDGTQRVSGEEKTARERAAITDLLEPFDDSDGDFLSLWEEYEARETPTARFVKDMDLIDNCLQALAYEREDRYDETERNDAFSEYENLDEFFATASPRIRTGVGESLFEEIKARYEREIGRACRL, encoded by the coding sequence ATGGCCGAGGAATTCGACGCGTTGCTCGAGGCGGTCGAACTGAAAGACGAGCGGCGAACGGGATGGGTCCTCCGCGGGATCGAGTCACCGGAATCGGTCGCGGCCCATACCTGGGGGATGGCGACGTTGTGCCTGCTGTACGCCGACCGAGGGGGCGACGATGTCGACCGCGAACGGGCGATCTCGATGGCGCTCGTCCACGATCTCGGGGAAGCGCGGACGGGAGACGTCGCGACGCGGGCCGAAGACGGCACGCAGCGGGTGTCCGGCGAGGAAAAGACGGCTCGCGAGCGGGCGGCGATCACCGACCTGCTCGAGCCGTTCGACGATTCCGACGGCGACTTCCTCTCGCTCTGGGAGGAGTACGAGGCGCGCGAAACGCCGACTGCACGGTTCGTCAAGGACATGGATCTGATCGACAACTGCCTGCAGGCACTCGCATACGAACGCGAGGATCGCTACGATGAAACCGAGCGAAACGACGCGTTCTCCGAGTACGAGAACCTCGACGAGTTCTTCGCCACGGCTAGCCCGCGGATCCGGACTGGGGTCGGCGAGTCACTGTTCGAGGAGATCAAAGCCCGATACGAACGGGAGATCGGGCGAGCGTGTCGACTCTAG
- a CDS encoding SDR family oxidoreductase, whose protein sequence is MLQKPDLSGQTAFITGTTRGIGKQLALALAEQGCNIVSTGKTVDDSDSDLEGTIHKTAEECAAKDVETHALQLNVRNEDDVDAAIEEAIDEMGEINIVINNASAIQMGDVEDIPANRYDLLNEVNVRGTYLISRGFIDHLKDVEEDAWILTNAPPVEIDRAPGKAAYSWSKMGMSFITLSLAQELASDDIGCNSFWPVTAIDTRATRYFEMGTEDDWRTPEIVSDTVLEMLTRDPAEFTGNHIYDEEFLREAGVEDFSGYNLTEGDPAPMSAQIFDPEYSR, encoded by the coding sequence ATGCTACAGAAACCGGATTTGAGCGGCCAGACCGCGTTCATCACGGGGACGACGCGCGGAATCGGGAAGCAACTCGCACTGGCACTCGCCGAACAGGGCTGTAACATCGTCTCGACAGGCAAGACCGTCGACGACTCGGACTCGGACCTCGAGGGAACGATTCACAAGACGGCCGAGGAGTGTGCGGCGAAAGACGTCGAGACGCACGCGCTCCAGTTGAACGTTCGCAACGAGGACGACGTCGACGCGGCCATCGAGGAAGCGATCGACGAGATGGGCGAGATCAACATCGTCATCAACAACGCCTCTGCCATCCAGATGGGCGACGTCGAGGACATTCCGGCCAACCGGTACGACCTCTTGAACGAGGTCAACGTGCGCGGCACCTATCTGATCTCGCGGGGTTTCATCGACCACCTGAAGGACGTCGAGGAAGACGCCTGGATCCTGACGAACGCGCCGCCGGTCGAGATCGACCGCGCGCCGGGGAAGGCGGCCTATTCGTGGTCGAAGATGGGAATGTCGTTTATCACGCTGTCGCTGGCCCAGGAACTGGCGAGCGACGACATCGGCTGTAACTCCTTCTGGCCGGTGACTGCTATCGATACGCGCGCGACTCGCTACTTCGAGATGGGGACCGAGGACGACTGGCGCACCCCGGAGATCGTCTCGGATACCGTCCTCGAGATGCTGACACGCGACCCGGCCGAGTTCACCGGCAACCACATCTACGACGAGGAGTTCCTCCGCGAGGCCGGCGTCGAGGACTTTTCGGGGTACAACCTCACCGAGGGAGATCCGGCACCGATGTCCGCACAGATCTTCGATCCGGAGTACTCGCGGTGA
- a CDS encoding nascent polypeptide-associated complex protein — protein MFGGGGGGLNPRKMEQMMEQMGIDVEDIDAEEVIIRTDEYDLVFDDAEVTKMDARGQETYQVIGSPEEVEAGSAGGSAGDESGSDAGSSIPDEDVELVATRAGVSEDEAREALEANDGDLAAAVGSLE, from the coding sequence ATGTTTGGAGGAGGCGGCGGCGGACTCAATCCGCGCAAGATGGAACAGATGATGGAGCAGATGGGTATCGACGTCGAGGATATCGACGCCGAGGAGGTCATCATCCGTACCGACGAGTACGACCTCGTCTTCGACGACGCCGAGGTCACCAAGATGGATGCCCGCGGGCAGGAGACCTACCAGGTCATCGGCTCGCCCGAGGAGGTCGAAGCCGGCTCGGCCGGTGGCAGTGCCGGTGACGAGTCCGGTTCCGATGCCGGCTCGTCGATCCCCGACGAGGACGTCGAACTCGTCGCTACGCGCGCCGGCGTGAGCGAGGACGAGGCCCGCGAGGCCCTCGAAGCGAACGACGGCGATCTCGCCGCGGCAGTCGGCTCCCTCGAGTGA